In Thermodesulfobacteriota bacterium, a single genomic region encodes these proteins:
- a CDS encoding XRE family transcriptional regulator: MPEFTRDETLDDILSELEKETGTPSEKGAGGEVPVGRHIREFREKTGLTHQQFAEKVGITSALLTQMENRMVSPSIGMLVQIANAFGTTVSSFIGGKEECDYSIVRKEDHTSMSRVGLKEGGKTPYVYESLGAGKAGRKMEPFLLRLHPMSEPPTARSVHDGEEFLYVLSGEVEVLLGSRSELLKEGDCIYYNSSTPHHVHSAREEEATVLAVLYAGK; this comes from the coding sequence TTGCCGGAATTCACGCGTGACGAGACGTTGGATGACATCCTGTCCGAACTGGAGAAGGAGACGGGGACGCCTTCGGAGAAAGGCGCCGGCGGCGAAGTGCCCGTCGGGCGGCACATCCGGGAGTTCCGCGAGAAGACGGGGCTGACGCATCAGCAGTTCGCGGAAAAGGTCGGCATCACGTCCGCCCTGCTGACCCAGATGGAGAACCGGATGGTGTCCCCCTCCATCGGCATGCTCGTCCAGATCGCGAACGCCTTCGGGACGACGGTATCCTCCTTCATCGGCGGGAAGGAGGAGTGCGATTATTCGATCGTCCGGAAGGAAGACCACACCTCCATGTCCCGCGTGGGATTGAAGGAGGGCGGGAAGACCCCTTACGTCTACGAATCGCTCGGCGCTGGAAAGGCGGGCAGGAAGATGGAGCCGTTCCTGCTGCGGCTCCACCCGATGTCGGAGCCTCCGACCGCGCGCAGCGTCCACGATGGGGAGGAGTTCCTTTATGTCCTCTCGGGTGAAGTCGAAGTGCTCCTCGGGAGCCGGTCCGAGCTCCTCAAGGAGGGGGACTGCATCTATTACAACTCTTCGACGCCGCACCACGTGCATTCCGCAAGGGAGGAAGAGGCGACCGTCCTCGCCGTGCTGTACGCGGGGAAGTAG
- a CDS encoding enoyl-CoA hydratase-related protein, translating into MEHRNLLVDISGRIATITVNRPKALNALDPDTIREMKAAFEDVAGAESIGAVILTGAGEKAFIAGADIAAMKGFTPMEALDFALLGQEALALIERMPQAVIAAVNGFALGGGCEVAMACDLILAADTARFGQPEVTLGIIPGYGGTQRLPRLIGRNLAKEMVLTGDMIAAQRAFEIGLVNRVVPAAELQAAARETAEKILSRGPAAVKAAKMAMNRGLDMDLANACAFEAGLFAAAFSTADRAEGIAAFLEKRRPHFTGK; encoded by the coding sequence ATGGAACACCGGAACCTGCTGGTCGATATCTCCGGGCGGATCGCGACGATCACGGTCAACCGCCCGAAGGCGCTCAACGCCCTCGATCCGGACACGATCCGGGAGATGAAAGCGGCCTTCGAGGATGTCGCGGGCGCGGAAAGCATAGGCGCCGTGATCCTCACGGGCGCGGGAGAGAAGGCGTTCATCGCGGGGGCGGACATCGCCGCGATGAAGGGATTCACTCCCATGGAGGCGCTCGACTTCGCGTTGCTGGGACAGGAGGCGCTTGCGCTCATCGAGAGGATGCCGCAGGCCGTCATCGCCGCGGTCAACGGGTTCGCGCTGGGCGGCGGGTGCGAGGTAGCCATGGCGTGCGACCTCATCCTGGCGGCGGACACCGCCCGGTTCGGGCAGCCCGAGGTGACCCTCGGAATCATCCCGGGATACGGGGGGACGCAGCGCCTGCCGCGGCTCATCGGGCGCAACCTGGCGAAGGAGATGGTTTTGACGGGAGACATGATCGCGGCGCAGCGCGCCTTCGAGATCGGCCTCGTCAACCGCGTGGTCCCGGCTGCGGAGCTGCAGGCAGCGGCAAGGGAGACGGCGGAGAAGATCCTTTCCCGGGGGCCGGCAGCGGTGAAGGCGGCGAAGATGGCGATGAACCGGGGACTCGACATGGACCTGGCGAACGCGTGCGCCTTCGAGGCGGGGTTGTTCGCCGCGGCGTTCTCGACCGCCGATCGCGCGGAAGGGATCGCGGCGTTCCTCGAAAAGCGGCGGCCTCATTTCACGGGGAAGTAG
- a CDS encoding 3-hydroxybutyryl-CoA dehydrogenase: MEIRKIGVLGAGQMGSGIAQVCLQGGYRVVLNDVSGEILARSRAAIEKGFDILLRKERITAAERERALSGLTATTELAEFASCDFAIEAATEREDLKLSLFRRLDGILPAGKILATNTSSISITKIAAATDRPEHVVGMHFMNPVPLMTLVEVVRGLRTSEETFGATMVLSRRLGKEPVPANDSPGFISNRILMPMINEAVFALMEGVGKAEDIDAVMKMGANHPMGPLALADLIGLDTVLEVMKVMHRGFADSKYRPCPLLEKYVDAGYLGKKAGRGFYKYEKG, encoded by the coding sequence GTGGAGATCCGGAAAATCGGGGTGCTCGGCGCGGGCCAGATGGGAAGCGGCATCGCCCAGGTCTGCCTCCAGGGCGGATACCGGGTCGTCCTGAACGATGTAAGCGGGGAGATCCTCGCCCGGTCCCGGGCGGCCATCGAAAAAGGTTTCGACATCCTGCTGCGGAAGGAGCGGATCACCGCCGCGGAGCGGGAGAGGGCGCTTTCCGGGCTGACCGCAACGACGGAGCTTGCGGAGTTCGCCTCCTGCGATTTCGCGATCGAGGCGGCCACGGAGCGGGAGGATCTGAAGCTCTCCCTGTTCCGGCGGCTCGACGGGATCCTCCCGGCCGGGAAGATCCTTGCGACGAACACCTCCTCCATCTCCATCACGAAGATCGCGGCCGCGACGGATCGTCCGGAGCATGTCGTCGGGATGCATTTCATGAACCCCGTCCCGCTGATGACGCTCGTGGAAGTCGTCCGGGGGCTCCGCACCTCCGAAGAGACGTTCGGGGCGACGATGGTGCTTTCGAGGCGCCTCGGGAAGGAGCCCGTGCCGGCGAACGATTCCCCCGGCTTCATCTCCAACCGGATCCTGATGCCCATGATCAACGAGGCGGTTTTCGCGCTGATGGAGGGGGTCGGAAAGGCGGAGGACATCGACGCGGTCATGAAGATGGGAGCAAACCACCCCATGGGGCCGCTCGCGCTCGCGGACCTGATCGGGCTGGACACCGTGCTCGAAGTGATGAAGGTCATGCACCGCGGATTCGCGGACTCGAAATACCGGCCATGCCCGCTGCTGGAGAAATACGTCGACGCGGGATACCTGGGGAAAAAGGCGGGACGCGGATTCTACAAATACGAAAAGGGATGA
- a CDS encoding acetyl-CoA C-acetyltransferase: protein MKEAVITGAARTAVGSFMGGLADIPAPRLGAIAIGEAIRRSGIEKDDVEQVIMGNVLPAGIGQAPARQAGIFAGLPPSAGALTINKMCGSGLKAIMLAAQSIATSEFEAVAAGGMESMSQAPYLLMKARSGYRLGNDKVYDHMIVDGLWDAYNDIHMGSCAEMLAKDQNLSRREQDEYAASSYRRALDAIREGRFEKEIVEVPVPRKKGEPVPFRVDEEPGRGNIEKLPDLKPAFEKNGTVTAGNASTINDGAAAVMVMSSEAAKKRGIKPLAKIVGYATASLEPVWFTKAPIEAIRRLLENTGVSREKVGLFEINEAFSCVALAAIRGLSLDPSRVNVNGGAVALGHPIGASGARILTTLLFAMKERGERYGVASLCIGGGEAVAMLVEAIK from the coding sequence ATGAAAGAAGCCGTCATCACGGGAGCGGCGAGGACCGCCGTCGGGTCCTTCATGGGAGGGCTGGCGGACATCCCGGCGCCGAGGCTGGGGGCGATCGCCATCGGGGAAGCGATCCGGAGGAGCGGGATCGAAAAGGACGACGTCGAGCAGGTCATCATGGGAAACGTCCTCCCCGCCGGAATCGGACAGGCGCCCGCGCGGCAGGCCGGGATCTTCGCCGGGCTTCCTCCTTCCGCGGGGGCGCTCACGATCAACAAGATGTGCGGTTCCGGGCTGAAGGCGATCATGTTGGCGGCGCAGTCGATCGCCACCTCGGAATTCGAAGCGGTCGCGGCGGGAGGGATGGAATCCATGAGCCAGGCGCCTTACCTGCTGATGAAGGCGCGGAGCGGGTACCGGCTCGGGAACGATAAGGTCTACGATCACATGATCGTCGACGGGCTGTGGGACGCCTACAACGACATACACATGGGAAGCTGCGCGGAGATGCTGGCGAAGGATCAGAACCTCTCGCGCCGGGAGCAGGACGAGTACGCCGCCTCCTCGTATCGGCGGGCGCTCGACGCCATCCGGGAGGGCCGGTTCGAGAAGGAGATCGTGGAAGTCCCGGTTCCCCGGAAGAAGGGCGAACCGGTTCCGTTCCGCGTGGACGAGGAGCCCGGGCGGGGAAACATCGAGAAACTCCCGGATCTGAAACCCGCCTTCGAAAAGAACGGCACGGTCACCGCGGGGAACGCCTCGACGATCAACGACGGGGCGGCGGCGGTGATGGTGATGTCCTCCGAGGCGGCGAAGAAGCGCGGGATCAAGCCGCTGGCGAAGATCGTCGGGTACGCCACCGCCTCCCTGGAGCCGGTCTGGTTCACGAAGGCGCCCATCGAGGCGATCCGGAGGCTCCTGGAGAATACCGGCGTCTCCCGGGAAAAGGTCGGACTGTTCGAGATCAACGAGGCGTTCTCCTGCGTCGCGCTGGCGGCGATCCGCGGACTCTCTCTGGATCCTTCGAGGGTCAACGTGAACGGCGGCGCGGTCGCCCTCGGCCACCCCATCGGCGCGTCGGGGGCAAGGATCCTGACCACTCTCCTGTTCGCGATGAAAGAGCGGGGAGAGCGATACGGCGTCGCTTCCCTGTGCATCGGAGGGGGGGAGGCCGTGGCGATGCTCGTGGAGGCCATAAAGTAA
- a CDS encoding 2-oxoacid:acceptor oxidoreductase family protein: protein MTKDIVMAGFGGQGILMIGNLLALAAMEEGKNVTYFPSYGVEMRGGTANCTVVVSDEEIGSPVVGRPASLLIMNGPSLAKFLPNLQPGGDLVINSSLVDGSKVDRKDVRLLAVAADEIARTRIGSRQMASMIALGAYVGLTGVVRLETLIACLPKVISKKYEKFIPLNVNALKEGAALAGIHA from the coding sequence ATGACGAAAGACATCGTAATGGCCGGATTCGGCGGCCAGGGCATCCTGATGATCGGAAACCTCCTCGCCCTCGCCGCCATGGAAGAGGGGAAGAACGTGACCTATTTCCCCTCCTACGGTGTGGAGATGCGGGGCGGCACGGCGAACTGCACCGTGGTCGTCTCCGACGAGGAGATCGGCTCGCCCGTCGTGGGGCGGCCCGCCTCCCTCCTCATCATGAACGGGCCTTCCCTGGCCAAGTTCCTTCCGAACCTGCAGCCGGGGGGGGACCTCGTCATCAACAGCTCCCTGGTGGACGGAAGCAAGGTCGACCGGAAGGACGTGCGGCTGCTGGCGGTGGCCGCCGACGAGATCGCGCGCACCAGGATCGGGAGCCGCCAGATGGCCTCGATGATCGCGCTGGGCGCGTACGTCGGGCTCACGGGCGTCGTCCGGCTGGAGACGCTGATCGCGTGCCTTCCCAAAGTGATCTCGAAGAAGTACGAGAAGTTCATTCCCCTCAACGTCAACGCACTGAAGGAGGGAGCCGCCCTTGCCGGAATTCACGCGTGA
- a CDS encoding thiamine pyrophosphate-dependent enzyme, whose translation MKAAQKTIFSKKVFDRPATLKDARFHYCPGCHHGTIHRIIAECIDRMELRENSVGVAPVGCAVLLYDYMDLDIVEAPHGRAPAIATGIKRALPDRFVFTYQGDGDLASIGMAEIVHAANRGENLSVVFVNNTTYGMTGGQMAPTTLLGQKTSTSPYGRDFRSEGYPIRMAELLAGLEGVAYSTRVTVSSPAHIRKAKEAVRTAFEMQLQGKGFSIVEVLSTCPTNWGMKPLDAQKRVLGEMVEYFPLGVFKERKQADFE comes from the coding sequence ATGAAAGCCGCGCAGAAAACGATATTTTCGAAGAAGGTGTTCGACCGTCCGGCGACGCTGAAGGACGCGCGTTTCCACTATTGCCCGGGATGCCATCACGGGACGATCCACCGGATCATCGCGGAATGCATCGACCGGATGGAGCTGCGGGAGAATTCGGTCGGGGTCGCCCCCGTCGGCTGCGCCGTCCTCCTGTACGACTACATGGACCTCGACATCGTGGAGGCGCCGCACGGCCGGGCGCCTGCGATCGCCACCGGGATCAAGCGGGCGCTGCCCGACCGGTTCGTCTTCACCTACCAGGGCGACGGCGACCTGGCCTCGATCGGGATGGCGGAGATCGTCCACGCGGCGAACCGGGGCGAGAACCTCTCCGTGGTCTTCGTGAACAATACCACCTACGGCATGACGGGAGGGCAGATGGCGCCAACGACCCTCCTGGGGCAGAAGACGTCCACCTCCCCGTACGGCCGCGACTTCCGGTCGGAGGGATACCCCATCCGCATGGCCGAGCTGCTGGCGGGACTCGAGGGGGTGGCGTATTCGACCCGCGTGACGGTCTCCTCGCCGGCCCACATCCGGAAGGCCAAGGAGGCCGTCCGGACGGCGTTCGAGATGCAGCTTCAGGGGAAGGGGTTCTCCATCGTCGAGGTCCTGTCCACATGCCCGACGAACTGGGGGATGAAACCGCTGGACGCGCAGAAGCGCGTTCTCGGCGAAATGGTCGAGTATTTCCCGCTCGGGGTGTTCAAGGAGCGGAAACAGGCGGACTTCGAATAA